A window of the Arthrobacter sp. Marseille-P9274 genome harbors these coding sequences:
- a CDS encoding DUF1524 domain-containing protein has product MQTFRRRALSLTTAFLAAASLAACTPGYDAQVPAAAGAAEAGTALEQLATIPVKGRAPKTGYSREQFGEGWLDPDHNGCDARNDVLARDLANETFKPGTKDCVVLTGTLADPYTGKTIDFVRGNKTSTLVQIDHVVALSDAWQKGARKLSSGQREAFANDPLNLRAADGPTNGAKGDGDAATWLPPNKGFRCEYVALQTAVKAKYGLWMTRAEYDAIKKVLTSSCADQRVPADGGGVTLPAIEYKNCAEVKARGAAPIRVGDPGWSTKFDGNGDGVGCEG; this is encoded by the coding sequence ATGCAGACTTTCCGCCGTCGTGCCCTCTCCCTGACCACTGCCTTCCTCGCAGCCGCATCGCTGGCGGCCTGTACTCCGGGCTACGACGCCCAAGTGCCGGCGGCGGCCGGGGCGGCCGAGGCCGGTACCGCGCTGGAGCAGCTCGCGACGATCCCGGTCAAGGGCCGCGCCCCGAAGACCGGATACTCGCGTGAGCAGTTCGGCGAGGGGTGGCTGGATCCGGACCACAATGGCTGCGACGCCCGGAATGATGTTCTCGCCCGCGACTTGGCCAACGAGACTTTCAAGCCCGGCACCAAGGACTGCGTCGTCCTGACCGGCACCCTTGCCGATCCGTACACCGGCAAGACGATCGACTTTGTCCGCGGCAACAAGACCAGCACCCTGGTCCAGATCGACCACGTCGTCGCCCTCTCGGATGCGTGGCAGAAGGGCGCCCGGAAGCTCTCCTCCGGACAACGCGAAGCGTTCGCCAACGATCCGCTGAACCTGAGGGCCGCCGACGGTCCCACGAACGGCGCCAAGGGCGACGGCGACGCTGCGACCTGGCTGCCGCCGAACAAGGGCTTCCGCTGCGAGTACGTTGCCCTGCAGACCGCGGTGAAAGCCAAGTACGGTCTCTGGATGACCCGGGCCGAGTACGACGCCATCAAGAAGGTCCTAACCTCATCCTGCGCGGACCAACGGGTCCCGGCCGATGGCGGCGGAGTGACCCTCCCAGCCATCGAGTACAAGAACTGCGCCGAGGTGAAGGCCCGCGGCGCAGCGCCCATCCGGGTGGGCGACCCCGGCTGGAGCACCAAGTTCGACGGCAACGGCGACGGGGTCGGCTGCGAGGGCTGA
- a CDS encoding DUF808 domain-containing protein, which translates to MSGGLVALLDDVAALARIAAASVDDVAAGAAKAGTKAAGVVIDDAAVTPQYVSGTDPSRELPMIKKIFWGSLRNKLLIILPALLLISAFIPAVIPFILMLGGTYLCYEGAEKVWHRLRGHHGGEEAPAVERGRAAEGKVVKGAITTDFILSCEIMVISMNEVADQSLLVRAVILVVVAIAITVLVYGAVALIVKMDDIGVHLTTKDSAGSQRFGRLLVKGMPAVLGAITFVGTIAMLWVGGHIMLQGAHDLGWHAPYDLVHVLEAPFAAIPVAGGALAWLVNTLCSAILGLVWGLVVMAVLHPLLKVLPFGKKKGGHDEGDVRAAAAGHHPPERDSDPAP; encoded by the coding sequence GTGAGCGGCGGTCTCGTCGCCCTGCTCGACGACGTCGCAGCCCTGGCCCGCATCGCGGCCGCCTCGGTAGACGACGTCGCCGCCGGAGCGGCCAAGGCCGGGACGAAGGCCGCGGGCGTGGTGATCGACGACGCCGCCGTCACGCCGCAGTACGTGTCCGGGACGGACCCGTCCCGCGAACTGCCGATGATCAAGAAGATCTTCTGGGGCTCGCTGCGGAACAAGCTCTTGATCATCCTTCCGGCGCTGCTGCTCATCAGCGCTTTCATTCCGGCGGTCATCCCGTTCATCCTGATGCTGGGCGGCACCTACCTCTGTTACGAAGGTGCCGAGAAGGTCTGGCACAGGCTCCGCGGGCACCACGGTGGCGAAGAGGCTCCGGCCGTTGAGCGGGGCCGGGCTGCGGAGGGCAAGGTCGTCAAGGGTGCGATCACGACCGACTTCATCCTGTCCTGCGAGATCATGGTCATCTCCATGAACGAGGTGGCCGACCAGTCCCTGTTGGTCCGGGCGGTCATCCTGGTCGTCGTGGCGATCGCGATCACGGTGCTCGTGTACGGCGCCGTCGCGCTCATCGTCAAGATGGACGACATCGGCGTGCACCTGACTACCAAGGACTCCGCGGGCTCGCAGCGCTTTGGCCGGCTGCTCGTCAAGGGCATGCCTGCCGTGCTGGGTGCGATCACCTTCGTTGGGACAATCGCCATGCTGTGGGTCGGCGGCCACATCATGCTCCAGGGGGCGCACGACCTCGGCTGGCATGCGCCGTACGACCTGGTCCACGTCCTCGAGGCCCCCTTCGCAGCAATCCCGGTGGCCGGCGGCGCCTTGGCATGGCTGGTGAACACCTTGTGCTCGGCCATCCTGGGACTCGTCTGGGGCCTCGTCGTTATGGCCGTCCTGCACCCGCTGCTGAAGGTGCTGCCTTTCGGTAAGAAGAAGGGTGGGCACGACGAGGGCGACGTACGCGCCGCTGCCGCTGGTCACCATCCGCCGGAGCGAGACTCCGATCCCGCCCCCTAG
- a CDS encoding Lrp/AsnC family transcriptional regulator, whose translation MKRDTGQGVVRLQQLDPTDRRIILALDEDPRIPVMLLAQKLGLARGTVHSRIERIKAAGILRPHSARILPEATGRGVMAMVSAELDQSKLNKAVEALRKIPEVLECHAPAGDTDLLIRVVAKSPDDLYRVSEEIRLCPGITRTSTQMFLREVIPYRTTGLLQED comes from the coding sequence ATGAAGCGGGACACCGGACAGGGAGTGGTCAGATTGCAGCAGCTGGACCCGACGGACCGCCGGATCATCCTTGCGTTGGATGAGGATCCGCGCATTCCGGTCATGCTGCTCGCCCAGAAGCTCGGGCTGGCGCGCGGCACGGTCCATTCCCGGATCGAGCGGATCAAGGCGGCGGGCATCCTCCGTCCCCATTCGGCGCGGATCCTCCCGGAGGCCACCGGACGAGGGGTGATGGCCATGGTGAGCGCGGAACTGGACCAAAGCAAGCTCAACAAGGCCGTCGAGGCGCTGCGAAAAATCCCCGAGGTCCTCGAATGCCATGCCCCGGCCGGCGACACGGACCTGCTCATCCGGGTGGTGGCGAAGAGCCCGGACGATCTCTATCGGGTCAGCGAGGAGATCCGGCTCTGCCCCGGCATCACGCGGACTTCCACACAGATGTTCCTCCGCGAGGTGATCCCGTACCGGACCACGGGACTGCTCCAGGAGGACTGA
- a CDS encoding DUF456 domain-containing protein, translating to MEAQIITTVICGLLIAVGVAGIVVPVLPGGITIAISLLIWALVLQNTVGWVVFGLGAVLVAIGMTASAVLTGKRLKARRIPNHSIVVGIVVGLVGMFVIPVLGLFIGFAAGLLLSEFLRQRDFGRALTSSGVALKAMGIGIIVELGCAFAAGSIWTIGVLVQFFA from the coding sequence ATGGAAGCCCAGATCATCACCACCGTCATCTGCGGACTGCTCATCGCGGTCGGCGTCGCCGGCATCGTGGTTCCGGTCCTGCCCGGCGGCATCACCATCGCCATTAGCCTGCTGATCTGGGCGCTGGTGCTGCAGAACACGGTCGGTTGGGTCGTCTTCGGACTGGGCGCGGTGCTGGTGGCCATCGGGATGACGGCCAGCGCCGTGCTGACCGGGAAACGGCTCAAGGCCCGCAGGATCCCCAACCACTCGATCGTGGTCGGCATTGTCGTGGGACTGGTGGGCATGTTCGTGATCCCGGTGCTGGGCCTCTTCATCGGCTTCGCGGCGGGCTTGCTGCTCAGCGAGTTCCTCCGGCAGCGCGACTTCGGCCGCGCCCTGACCTCGAGCGGGGTCGCCCTCAAGGCGATGGGGATCGGAATCATTGTGGAGCTCGGCTGCGCGTTTGCCGCCGGCAGCATCTGGACCATCGGCGTCCTGGTGCAATTCTTCGCCTGA
- a CDS encoding DedA family protein: protein MDIFLELPLGWAILALFCGAMVRSNATYWLGRGAAAGARRTSLEKHLDSPVMKRAERLMDRFGPFAVTLCFLTIGLQTAVIASAGIARMHLVRFLPAVVAGSIIWAVVYATVGLAAVAAWLGLVLASPAAAVVIAILLLGVLVFLLWRRKRRERAAKAEEAREAA, encoded by the coding sequence ATGGACATCTTCCTTGAGCTGCCGCTGGGATGGGCCATCCTCGCCCTCTTCTGCGGCGCCATGGTCCGCTCCAACGCGACCTACTGGCTGGGCCGCGGCGCCGCCGCCGGTGCCCGCCGCACGTCCCTCGAGAAGCACCTCGACAGCCCGGTGATGAAGCGCGCGGAACGCCTGATGGACAGGTTCGGGCCGTTCGCCGTGACGCTGTGCTTCCTCACCATCGGCCTGCAGACGGCGGTGATTGCCAGCGCAGGCATCGCCCGCATGCACCTGGTCCGCTTCCTGCCCGCCGTTGTGGCCGGCAGCATCATTTGGGCCGTGGTTTATGCCACAGTCGGCCTCGCGGCAGTAGCCGCATGGCTGGGTTTGGTGCTCGCTTCGCCGGCCGCCGCCGTCGTTATTGCGATCCTGCTGCTGGGAGTGCTGGTCTTCCTGCTGTGGCGCCGGAAGCGGCGCGAACGTGCCGCCAAGGCGGAAGAGGCCCGCGAAGCCGCTTAG
- a CDS encoding MFS transporter: protein MTSPGGVPGAGVPAAAFAEPTRRVGPGWITGVILVNVGINAAFFGPLQVLLAQQAQSFDAANKEAVLALATGFGAAVSLVANPIAGAFSDRTTSALGRRVPWVLGGALLAFAALLLLAGAPTIAVMVAAWCLVQAGCNGAYAAVTAGIPDRVPALQRGQVGGLAAMGQTVGIVFGAVLANLAGGFVLGYIYCAVFLLLSVVMFLVKGRDVPLDPALRPPFAWGRFLKSFYISPRRHPDFGWAWLTRFLVNLGNNLFTLYLFFFLQDAVGHPDPAAGVLLLTGIYALMVIVTAVIGGPWSDRIDRRKPFVIASAATIATASILVALWQTWPTALVAAAVLGAGFGMFLAVDFALLTQVLPSAADRGKDLGVINIANSSPQVFAPLVAAPVVLYLGGYTALFVLAAVIGLLGAVFVVKIKGVR, encoded by the coding sequence ATGACCAGTCCCGGAGGGGTGCCCGGCGCTGGGGTGCCGGCGGCCGCCTTCGCCGAACCGACGCGGCGGGTCGGCCCCGGCTGGATCACGGGGGTTATCCTCGTCAACGTCGGCATCAACGCGGCCTTCTTCGGTCCGCTGCAGGTGCTCCTCGCGCAGCAGGCCCAGTCCTTCGATGCGGCCAACAAGGAGGCCGTCCTGGCGCTGGCCACCGGTTTCGGGGCCGCCGTTTCGCTGGTCGCCAATCCCATCGCCGGCGCCTTCAGCGACCGTACGACGTCGGCGCTGGGACGCCGGGTGCCCTGGGTGCTGGGCGGCGCGCTGCTGGCTTTTGCCGCCCTGCTCCTGCTGGCCGGCGCCCCGACCATCGCCGTCATGGTGGCGGCCTGGTGCCTGGTGCAGGCGGGTTGCAACGGCGCCTACGCCGCGGTGACGGCAGGCATTCCGGACCGGGTCCCTGCGCTGCAGCGCGGCCAGGTCGGCGGGCTGGCGGCCATGGGGCAGACCGTCGGCATCGTCTTCGGGGCGGTGCTGGCCAACCTGGCCGGCGGCTTCGTCCTCGGCTACATCTACTGCGCGGTGTTCCTGCTCCTGAGCGTGGTGATGTTCCTGGTGAAGGGCCGTGATGTGCCGCTGGACCCGGCGCTGCGTCCGCCGTTTGCCTGGGGCCGGTTCCTGAAGAGCTTTTACATTTCCCCGCGCCGCCACCCTGACTTCGGCTGGGCCTGGCTGACGCGGTTCCTGGTCAACCTGGGCAACAACCTGTTCACGCTCTACCTGTTCTTCTTCCTGCAGGACGCCGTGGGGCACCCCGACCCGGCGGCCGGCGTGCTGCTGCTGACCGGCATCTACGCGCTGATGGTCATCGTCACCGCGGTCATCGGCGGGCCCTGGAGCGACCGGATCGACCGGCGGAAGCCGTTTGTCATCGCCTCCGCCGCGACCATCGCGACGGCGTCGATCCTGGTGGCGCTTTGGCAGACCTGGCCGACGGCGCTGGTCGCCGCCGCCGTCCTGGGCGCCGGCTTCGGCATGTTCCTCGCAGTCGATTTCGCGCTGCTGACGCAGGTGCTGCCCAGCGCCGCCGACCGCGGCAAGGACCTGGGCGTCATCAACATCGCCAACTCGTCCCCGCAGGTCTTCGCCCCGCTGGTCGCGGCTCCCGTGGTGCTGTACCTCGGCGGCTATACGGCCCTGTTCGTGCTCGCGGCCGTCATCGGATTGCTGGGAGCGGTGTTCGTGGTCAAGATCAAGGGCGTGCGGTAA